Below is a genomic region from Brassica oleracea var. oleracea cultivar TO1000 chromosome C9, BOL, whole genome shotgun sequence.
ACTGTGTGTTTTTTCAGACATGTTGAATCAACTCTTTGGTTCTTTTATTATTTATCTGTGTTCTTTCTAATTTTTCCTTTTTGTTTTTGTTTGGAGACTAAAGAATTTAAGAATAACAAAATGCCTACGGAGAGAAATGTTCGGTTTGGCAAAAGTCTGATGAATGAAATTAAACTTTTCTTGCTCAACAAATGTTTTATAGACTTTGCTAATTCTCTTCATATGCATCATTCACTTCATCAATGTCCATCTCATCATCATCATCATCCGATATCATATCATCATCGTCATCTCCTGAACTACTACTATAGAGCAATTCTCTCTCTTCCATTTCCAAAGTATCACTATAAGTTTGAATATCTCTCTTCCTTCCTCTGTAACCTGTAAACCTCAGCAACTTCTCTTTCCAAAGTATCAAAGGGCACTTCTCAATCAGCTCCGTCCCTTCGTAAGCTTCTGTCAAGAACACACTGAACCTCTTCCCTCTCTCAGAGACATAGAAGATACCACAATGCTTCAAGAATATCCTCATCAGCTTCTGCGGCATCACAAACTCTCTCCTGAAATGCGTCAGATGATCCGTCACCAATCTCTTCTCGAGCGTAAAACTAAGCAGCTCGTGCATGACTGCGATTGCACGCTTGTCGAATTCCTTTGAACCAGCTTCGAGTCCACGTGCATCGGCGTAAGGAGACAAGTAAGCTCGTTTCTGAAAATGTTCTATCTTCCCTCTGTACCGGTACATTTTCTTGTATGAAGGAGGAAAGTTCATTGGGAAAGCCAGTGAAAGCAAGCCTGGCTTGTGATCGCTCTCCTCTGTTAAGCCTAGAGTCTTCTTCTCCAACTCTGTGATGGCCCAAGCTGGATTCCATGAAACAAGCTCAAGATACTCCTCTCCATCCTCAACCTTCACAACTTTAAATAACTCAGGAAACTTGTTTACCCAGTTCACCCTGAAGTCAAGAGGCAATCCAAAATCTCTCCGGAAATGAGCAATCTTATCCAACCGAAGCTTCTTATCAACAGACATCATCAAACACCTAGTCACATGCTCCGCAGCCTTGTCCCCATTCTCCTCAACTAACCCATCATGCTCGTCCAACAAGTCTTCCCCTTCCTTCGTCATTCCACACCACAACACTCCCCTCTCATCCTTGTACAGTTCAAACAACTTTGGAGACTTTCTGATGAAATCGCTGATCTTATGTGGCTTAGGCAAATTGATCTGACGCCTGTACTGCTCCAACAACCTGACCTTCATGATCATCTCTGGCTCACTCTTCAACAGCTCCATCAAGAACATCACTTTGTTAGCTATCTTCCATTTCTCAGTCGCTACTTCGAGCTCGCGGACACGCTTCTCCCTGCTCCTATCTTGAACACGCTTGCTGCTCGTCATTAACCTCACCCATAGCCGCCCGAAAGGGCACTCTCCAGATAAAAAGCTTCTCTCAGGCATTATCGCAAACACCTTGTGGGCATTCCCGTAGAATCGCAGCATCCTACGTGGCAAGCTTCCCATCAGAACCTTAGCCTTGAACACCTGAACAGCCATTGAAGAAGTTTGAATTGCAACGAAAGCTCAGTTTTTTCTATAAATGGATCGATGATTACGATTACTTTCAGATTCCATGTGATAGATAAAATGTGTAAACTGAAATATAAACAATACCTTATACTGTACGGTGGCGAAATAATAGAGTTTGGAGGTGAGGCGGCGAGGAGAAAGCCATGCGACGGAGGTCCGGCGGCGACGAGAACAAAAGGTGTGTCGTCTTCTTGTTGTTTCGTAAATGGGCTTAATAAAGCCCATTTATTTCTCTCGTGGGTTTTCTTTTGTGTCTACAAATTATCAGATTACCAGCCTGAGTTGGACACGTGGCTCATGAGCTGTTTGTCTTAATGTTTTAAATCGTTGTTTTTAATACGCTTTAAGTGTTATAAATCGGATGTCCATAACCGGTCCGGTCCATAACCAACCCATACCATTAGAGAGAGACAGCTAGAGAGAGACAGCTAGAGAGAGAGTCAGCCACTTTTGGTTTTCCTTTTTCTTCTTGGTTTATGATTTGTAATCTTTTCATATCTGTATTTCCTTTTCTATTCTTTCCATTATTCTATGACGGTGTACTTCCCTATATATATAAATGGTTCATTATGTTTAAGAATAATAAGAATAACACATAACTTTCCTCTAAGTTTTACAACATGTTACCAGCACGATTACTCTAAACCCTAAGCTAAACAAACCCTAGCCGGCGAATCCATAATCCCTTCGACGATAAACCCTAGCCGTTGAGAACTCCCGATCACGAACCCTAAACCTAATACTCATCCTGTTCCCGTTCGTGACACAATCCCAGCTCACGACCTTATACCGTCTCAGCTTGATCCCGAGACACGATCTCAGCCAGCTCGCGATAGATGACTCGATACCGCTCGCGATAACAGCTTGTTTCCGTTCGTGATCAGACGATCCCAGCTTCAACTTGTGTTCCCGATACCAGCAAGGACATCTCGCGATACGTTCCAGCTCTAGACGACCTCAGCTCGTTCGCGTATCAATCTCAATGTTCAGCTTGCAATCCTCATCTCATTGGTGGTCCATTCAACCCTACTTGAGGTTAAGGTAATCCTTAAACCCTAATCGAAACCCTAGGGTAATAAATTAACACCCCAATGAGTAAATCGAAGCTCATAATCATAAGTTTGATTCCCTAAACCCCAATTGATCTAATGATCAAAATCGTTTTCCTAATACCTTTAGCTGCATACATGCATAATGCATGCCATGCATGAAATCGATTAAAACCCTAAAGCTAATGCATAATCGATTTTATCCAAACCCTAATTAATCTTTGAGATCGAAATTGATTGTTTGAATGATTGTATGTTTGGATATAGTATGCTAGCCTTGATTAATTAAAACCGTATTGAATTTGATCACATGGAAATCGATTGCTAGGATTGATAATCTCATTCTTGAATTTGGTTGTTTGAATTGATNNNNNNNNNNNNNNNNNNNNNNNNNNNNNNNNNNNNNNNNNNNNNNNNNNNNNNNNNNNNNNNNNNNNNNNNNNNNNNNNNNNNNNNNNNNNNNNNNNNNNNNNNNNNNNNNNNNNNNNNNNNNNNNNNNNNNNNNNNNNNNNNNNNNNNNNNNNNNNNNNNNNNNNNNNNNNNNNNNNNNNNNNNNNNNNNNNNNNNNNNNNNNNNNNNNNNNNNNNNNNNNNNNNNNNNNNNNNNNNNNNNNNNNNNNNNNNNNNNNNNNNNNNNNNNNNNNNNNNNNNNNNNNNNNNNNNNNNNNNNNNNNNNNNNNNNNNNNNNNNNNNNNNNNNNNNNNNNNNNNNNNNNNNNNNNNNNNNNNNNNNNNNNNNNNNNNNNNNNNNNNNNNNNNNNNNNNNNNNNNNNNNNNNNNNNNNNNNNNNNNNNNNNNNCTAAAATCCAAGGAACTCGGTGAATGTATCACCGAGGGTAATAATGCAAGTGAGAAAGATANNNNNNNNNNNNNNNNNNNNNNNNNNNNNNNNNNNNNNNNNNNNNNNNNNNNNNNNNNNNNNNNNNNNNNNNNNNNNNNNNNNNNNNNNNNNNNNNNNNNNNNNNNNNNNNNNNNNNNNNNNNNNNNNNNNNNNNNNNNNNNNNNNNNNNNNNNNNTGAATCTCAGAGTCCAGGACTTCAAGTCCGTGGACGAGTATAACTCGGCCATGCTTAAGATAATTTCTAAATTGAAACTGTGTGGTGAGGATATAACAGATAAAGATATGCTTGAGAAAACCTTTACCACCTTCCACACAAGCAATGTGTTGTTACAACAATAGTACCGTGAGAAGGGTTTCTCTACTTATGCTAATCTGATCTCTTGTCTTTTGCTTGCTGAGCAAAACAATGAACTGTTGATGAGGAACAATGAATTGAGACCTCCTGGAACAAACCCATTACCTGAGGCACATGCGACCGTAGAGGCTAAGAAAGAGTCGAACCATATCCAGAGTGATAGCCAACACGGCCGTGATCGTGGAAAATGACATGGACGTGGTGGTCGAGGCCGAAACTCGTTTGGTCGAGGCCGAGGTAACTCATATGGCCGTGGCTCATATGGAGGCCGTGGACATGGCCGAGGCCGTGGTACATCATTGAAGCCACAAAACTCGACCAAATCCGTGTGTCATAGATGTGGTATGGATAATCATTGGGCTAAGACATGTAGGACTCCCAAACATCTNNNNNNNNNNNNNNNNNNNNNNAATCCTGAAGCTCATATGACTTATCAAGATGGCGAAGATGATTTCAACCCTGAACAAGACGATCTCATGGAGTATCATGAAACGTCTGATTGTTTAAAAGAATGAAGTTGAATTCGACATCTATGTTTTTGTGTTTTCTATGTTTTGATTGCTTTGAACTTATTTTATTAATGAATGAAAGTTTTTGATATAAAAGTCTCTAAAGTCTCATAGAGGGCTACGGCTAGGATAATATCATGTTGCCTAAGGGTACGCATCTAGAGATATCTGATGTATTGTATTCACCCAGCTCTAAGAGAAGCCTATTGAGCTTTAAAGACATTCNNNNNNNNNNNNNNNNNNNNNNNNNNNNNNNNNNNNNNNNNNNNNNNNNNNNNNNNNNNNNNNNNNNNNNNNNNNNNNNNNNNNNNNNNNNNNNNNNNTATACATGCGCTCTCTACTGGCCTTTTACTATGCTAAGGTCGGAATGATAGCGACCAATGCTGGTGAGTTCACGTCCCAATCATTTATTGATTACTGTATGTCCATGGGGGTAAGTGTGGAACACTCCGTGGCACATGTACATACACAGAACGGCTTGGCCGAATCATTCATAAAAAACGAATTCAGCTAATAGCTAGACCATTGCTTATGAGGTCTAAGCTTCCGGCAACAACTTGGGGACACGCGGTCTTGCACGCGGCCGAACTGATTCGTATCATACCGTCTAGTGAACATAGATATTCCCCATTACAATTGTTTTCGGGTCATGAGCCAGACATATCCCATCTTAAAACATTTGGTTGTGCCATCTATGTGCCAATTGCACCACCACAGAGAACAAAGATGAGACCTCAAAGGAGGATGGGGATATATGTTGGATATGATTCTCCCACGATTATAAAATANNNNNNNNNNNNNNNNNNNNNNNNNNNNNNNNNNNNNNNNNNNNNNNNNNNNNNNNNNNNNNNNNNNNNNNNNNNNNNNNNNNNNNNNNNNNNNNNNNNNNNNNNNNNNNNNNNNNNNNNNNNNNNNNNNNNNNNNNNNNNNNNNNNNNNNNNNNNNNNNNNNNNNNNNNNNNNNNNNNNNNNNNNNNNNNNNNNNNNNNNNNNNNNNNNNNNNNNNNNNNNNNNNNNNNNNNNNNNNNNNNNNNNNNNNNNNNNNNNNNNNNNNNNNNNNNNNNNNNNNNNNNNNNNNNNNNNNNNNNNNNNNNNNNNNNNNNNNNNNNNNNNNNNNNNNNNNNNNNNNNAGAATTGATGTTCAAGAGGGACACAATCAAGTTGCTACAGAGTCTAGACAACGTTTGAAACGTGGTAGACCAATAGGTTCCAAAGATAAAAACCCTCGGAAAACTAAGAAAGGTGTAAAGATTGAAACCGAGGTTGTTAAAACCCTAGGAACGACCGCTGTCGTTCCTAAATCCCGGGACTTAGTCGCGGCCGATCCCAAAACCCTAATAGCGATCGCGGCCGATCATAAGATCTTAGATGCGGCCGACCCTGATGTACCTAATACTGATTCTTGGGACGCCAAGCTTCAAGGTACTGAAGGTCCTGATAATAATGAGATCTCAATAAATTATGTCTTGTCTGGGATACAATGGAACATAAAGAATATTGACCTTGATGATATATTTGCATACAAGGTAGCACTTGAACTTATGGATTTGAATGGGAATCATGAACCCACGTCTATTTATGAGTGCACTCAACGATCATATTAGATCAAATGGAAAGAAGCTATAAACGTGGAGTTAAACTCTTTAAAGAAGGGAGATGTTTTTGGACCAATAGTCCGGACACCTTATGATGTTAAACCAGTCGGCCATAAGTGGGTTTTTGTGAGAAAGAGAAACGAACATGGTAATGTCGTTAGATATAAAGCACGACTTGTTGCACAAGGATTCTCACAGAGACCAGAAATAGATTATGAGGAGACATACTCCCCTGTGGTGGATGCTACTACTTTTAGATTCCTGATAAGTCTGGCTATAAGAGAAAAAATTAGACTTGCGGTTAATGGATGTTGTAACTGCATATTTATATGGGCCACTGGATAATGAGATTTATATGAAAGTACCAGAGGGTATAGAGTTGAAAAACAAATCGAGTACTCGAGAACAACACTGTATAAAGTTGAATAAGTCACTTCATGGATTGAAACAATCAGGCTGAATGTGGTACAATAGACTAAGTGAGTACTTAGTGAAAGAGGGATACAAGAATGATCCAATCAGCCCTTGTATCTTTATAAAGAAATTCGGCCAGGGCTTTGTGATCATAGCAGTGTATGTTGATGATTTAAATATCCTAGGAACCTCTGGAGAAATCTCTCAAACAGTTGAATATCTTAAGAAAGAATTCGAGATGAAAGATCTTGGAAAAACAAAGTTTTGTTTGGGATTACAGCTTGAGTACATAAGAGATGGAATCCTTGTGCATCAAATGGCATATACAGAAAAAGTACTCAAGAGATTCAACATGGCCGAGTCTCACCCCTTATCTATCCCCATGGTCGTGAGGTCTCTCGGCTTGGACACTGATCCATTCCGTCCTAAGATGGACGATGAAGATGTCCTTGGTCCCGAAGTGACATATCTCAGTGCCATAGGAGCTTTGATGTATCTGGCTAGTCATACACGACCAGATATATGTTTTCTGGTGAATCTATTGTCTAGATTTAGTTCTTGTCCAACCCAAAGGCACTGGAACGAGATTAAACATATTCTTCGTTACCTGCAAGGAACGAAATACTTGGGTTTATTTTATACTAACCAAAAAAAGAAGGTTTAGTTGATTTTGCTGATGCAGGTTATTTTTCGGATCCACACAATGCTCGATCACAGACATGTTATGTTTTCACACATGGTGGAACGACCATATCATGGCGTTCCATGAAGAAGACGATCGCGGCCACATCTTCAAACCATTCGGAGATTTTGGCTGTTCATGAGGCCAGCCGCGAGCTGTTCAGAACAGGGGGAGTAATACGTGTTGTACTCTTTTTCCTTCACCATGATTTT
It encodes:
- the LOC106313120 gene encoding protein ROOT PRIMORDIUM DEFECTIVE 1, coding for MGSLPRRMLRFYGNAHKVFAIMPERSFLSGECPFGRLWVRLMTSSKRVQDRSREKRVRELEVATEKWKIANKVMFLMELLKSEPEMIMKVRLLEQYRRQINLPKPHKISDFIRKSPKLFELYKDERGVLWCGMTKEGEDLLDEHDGLVEENGDKAAEHVTRCLMMSVDKKLRLDKIAHFRRDFGLPLDFRVNWVNKFPELFKVVKVEDGEEYLELVSWNPAWAITELEKKTLGLTEESDHKPGLLSLAFPMNFPPSYKKMYRYRGKIEHFQKRAYLSPYADARGLEAGSKEFDKRAIAVMHELLSFTLEKRLVTDHLTHFRREFVMPQKLMRIFLKHCGIFYVSERGKRFSVFLTEAYEGTELIEKCPLILWKEKLLRFTGYRGRKRDIQTYSDTLEMEERELLYSSSSGDDDDDMISDDDDDEMDIDEVNDAYEEN